Genomic window (Aggregicoccus sp. 17bor-14):
CCGTGCTGCGCCTGCTCAGCCGGCTGATGCGCCCCTTCGTCTGGCTGCTCACCGCGAGCTCCAACCTGGTGCTGCGCCTCTTCGGCGACCGCACCTCCTTCAGCGAGAGCCGCCTCTCCGTGGAGGAGCTGCAGCAGCTGATGGAGGAGGCGGCGAAGAGCGGCAGCCTGCACCCGCGCACCAGCGACATCGCGAGCCGCGCCTTCGAGCTCGCCAACCTGAGCATCGAGGACATCATGGTGCCGCGCACGCGCGTGGTGGCGCTGCCGCGCGATGCGAGTGCCGAGGACGTGAAGCGCGTGCTGCTCGAGGGCGGCCACAGCCGCATCCCCGTGTACGAGGGCAGCATCGACAAGATCGTCGGCTACCTGCTGGTGAAGGACCTGCTCGGGCTCGCGCTCGAGCAGGGGCTCATCGTGGTGGAGGACGCGCTGCGCCCCGCCTACTTCGTCCCCGAGACCGTGCGCCCCCTGGACGTGCTGCAGCAGATGCAGAGCCGCCGCATCCAGATGGCCATCGTGGTGGACGAGCGCGGCGTGCTCGCCGGCATCGTCACCATCGAGGACCTGGTGGAGGAGCTGGTGGGGGAGATCTTCAACGAGCACGACACCCCCGTGCAGACCGTGCGCCGCGAGCAGAGCGGCAGCCTCGTGGTGGATGGCACCACGCCCATCCGCGAGCTCAACCGCGACCTCTCGCTCGAGCTGCCCGAGGGGGACAGCTGGACCACCGTGGGCGGGCTGTGCATCGCGCTCTCGGGGATGATTCCGCCGGCCGGCGTGAAGCTCACCGCGGAGGACGGCACCCGCCTGGAGATCCTCGAGGCGAGCCCGAGGCGCGTGAAGCGCGTGCGCCTGCACCCCGCGCCGCCCAAGCCCGTGGAGGCGCAGGCGGCGATCGACTGACGCCGCCGCGAAGTCTGCGGGCGCACACCGCCCCGGGCTTTCCCGAGGCCGCGGGCTTGTCGGGCCCTGCCCCCGTGCCCATCTGCCCCCGCGGACAGGGGTGCCGGAGGGGCCGCCATGGCGCGCTGGGGCTGGGTGTGGGCAGGACTGATGCTGGGGGGCGTGGGGCTCGCGTGCGGAACGGAGCCGGCGCCCGCTGCGGAACACGAGACTCCCGGGGTGCCGCCGGTTGAGGAGACGCCGGCCGCCGGGGACCCTGCGGCCCCGACCCCGCCCCAGGACGTGCCGGCCCCGGCCGCCGAGCCGCCGCCGCCCACCGTGCACGCGAATGGGGAGGCCTGCGGCACGGTGAACGACTGCGTGCGCACCACGTGGCAGCAGGACCTGTGCCGCTTCGAGCGCGTGAAGGAGACGGGGGCGCGCTGCGCCACGGCCACGGGGGAGGAGGGCACCTGCCACCTCGACACCTGCCTGCAGGGCGTGCGCGAGGCGGCGTGGGGCTGGTCGGACGTGGAGTTCTCGCGCTTCGTGGGGCAGGGCCCGCAGGGGCTGCTGCTTCAGAAGACGGACTACGCGTACGCCGGGCTGGTGCAGCTCGATGGGCAAGGGGGTGCGCGCACGCTGCAGGACGGAGACGGGCGCACCGTGCTGCTCGCGCACGGCCGCTACCTCGTGGGCTACACCTCGTATAACTACGGCGGCATCAAGCTGTACGAGGTGCGCCGGCTGGACCGCGACGAGCCGGCGCGCAGCGTGGACCTCACGGCGCTGGTGCGCGAACGCCTCGCCGAAGTCGGGCTCTTTTCCGAGTGGGTGGTGCCGCGCTGGGTGCAGGGCGCCCCGGGCCAGGCGCTGATGCTCGTGCAGGTGAACCCCGCGTCCCTGTGGGTGGGCAGCTTCGACCTCGAGCGCCTGGAGCTGGGCTGGAGCCGCGTGCTCAGCGGCGCGCTGCCGGCCGAGACCGAGCCGGGGCTGCTCGAAGGGGTCATCGCCGACGAGGACGGGCAGCTCTACCTCTCCCTGGACGCCGGCAGCCCGCGGCTGGTCGCGCTCTCGGCCGCGGGAGGCGAGCGCTGGGTGCTGCCGGGCGAGGCACGCCCCGTGGCGGTGTTCGGCGGCACCCTGTTCCTCGACGATGGAACCGTGCGCGACACGGCGGACGGCGCCCTCCGCTACCGCTGGTCCGCAGCACCGAACGCCCAGGTGCGCCTGAGCGCCACGCACGCCGCCGTGGCGGAGTCTTGCGGCAAGGGCTGCATCCAGGCGCAGGTGCTGGAGCGCGAGTCCGGCCGCGTGCTCGCCCAGGAGCAGCTGCCCACCCCGGACTCCGGCTACTGGAGCGGTCTGT
Coding sequences:
- a CDS encoding hemolysin family protein; protein product: MLVLLNGVFSGAEIAIISVRSTRLNELVEGGSRAARAVRALRANPDRFLATVQIGITVVGATAAAFGGSSIAVRLAPLLQGLGLSDALAHQVAFAAVVGLVSYLSLVLGELVPKSLALRAGERYALVIGPVLRLLSRLMRPFVWLLTASSNLVLRLFGDRTSFSESRLSVEELQQLMEEAAKSGSLHPRTSDIASRAFELANLSIEDIMVPRTRVVALPRDASAEDVKRVLLEGGHSRIPVYEGSIDKIVGYLLVKDLLGLALEQGLIVVEDALRPAYFVPETVRPLDVLQQMQSRRIQMAIVVDERGVLAGIVTIEDLVEELVGEIFNEHDTPVQTVRREQSGSLVVDGTTPIRELNRDLSLELPEGDSWTTVGGLCIALSGMIPPAGVKLTAEDGTRLEILEASPRRVKRVRLHPAPPKPVEAQAAID